A window of Carboxydothermus pertinax genomic DNA:
TAATTTCCAGTTTTCAAAGAACAATTTTTATAAAATCGAAACGGTTTTTATTACCGTTTAAAGATTATTTCTAAAATCATTATACGAGGGGGAGAAAAAATGGCGAAAAAAAGCTGGATGGTGTTTTTAGCTATTGCCCTTATTATGCTGGTGGCGGTAACACCTTTATGGGCGGGGCAAAGTAAGGGTATTACGGTAAAAGACTCAAAAGGAAACGTTTTTACCTTTAAGAGCTATCCTAAGAGAATCGTGTCGCTTGCTCCAAGCAATACCGAGATTTTATTTGCCCTTGGATTGGATAAAAATATAGTTGGAGTTACTAACTTCTGTGATTATCCGGCGGCAGCAAAAAAGAAAGCTAAAGTTGGCGATGCATTTAATGTTAATGTAGAAAAGATCGTTAGTTTAAAACCTGATTTAGTGGTGGCTCAAGATACTATTTCCCCAGACGCGATTAAAAAGCTGCAGAATTTAAAGGTTAAAGTTTTTGTTTTAAAAGAGCCAAAGAACTTTAATGATATTTTAAATAACATTAAGCTGGTTGGCAAAGCTACTGGTAAATATTCAAAAGCTGTAAGTATTACTAATAACATGCAGTCGAGATTAAATAAACTCACTGCGAAGTTAAAGAAATACAATAAACCATCAGTCTTGGTAGAAATTGATTATACCTATGGCTTATATGTTGCCGGACCGAATACTTTTGTCAATGACATCCTTGTAAAAGCCGGAGGCAAAAACGTTATCACCAGTGGTAGTTGGGTTTCCCTTTCCGACGAAAAGCTTTTAACTTTAAATCCTGATTATATCTTGCTTGCGGATACTGCTTATTTAAAACCGGATCAACATCCATATAAACGGGAGCTCTGGCAGGGCTTGCGGGCTGTTCGGGAAAAGAGGGTGATTGACAGTATTGACCCCAATTTAATTGTCCGCCCAGGCCCGCGGAGTATTGATGGGGTTGAAAAGTTAGCCAAAGCCCTTCATCCCGGTCTAAAATAATTTTTATTGCTAATAAAAGGTGAGATAATGAAATCTTGGTGGGCAAAATTACTTTTAGGAGGAGTGCTATTACTCCTCCTCCTTATTTTTAGTGTTTTACTTGCGGCTAATTTAGGAGCTGTAAAAATTCCTCCGGCTAAAATTTTAATGGAACCTTATAAAACCATCTTTTTTAAAATTAGGCTTCCACGAATTGCCTTAGGTCTTGGAGTGGGATCAGCTCTTGGCTTGGCGGGGACGGTTTACCAGGGTGTATTAAAAACTCCTTTAGCCGATCCATACATTTTGGGAGTATCTTCCGGGGCTGCGGCGGCAGTAGCTTTACTAACTCTGCTAAAATCTTTTCCCTATTATGTTTTGCCCTTTGGGGCGTTTTTAGGAAGTATAATAGCATTGCTTTTAGTTTTTTTAATTGCCCGAAAGCCAGAACCTAATCGGTTAATCCTTGCGGGGATTATTGTGAATAGTTTTTTAGGAGCGGTGGTAACTTTTGTTTTAGCAGTAAGCCGGGAAAATATGCCCCGGATTATTTACTGGTTAATGGGGGGACTCAATAATAAAGGATTTAAAGAAGCTGGAGTGCTCGGCTTATATGTTTTTGCCGGGTTTATTTTACTCTTTGTCCTGGCTCGGGACTTAAATGCTATGAGTTTTGGAGATGACACTGCGGCTCAGCTGGGGGTTGAGGTTACAAAAAAGAGAGTTCTTTTTTTAATGCTGGCGAGTTTTTTAACTGCAGGAGCGGTTAGCTTTGCTGGAACTATAGGTTTTGTGGGCCTTATAGTACCGCAGGTGGTGGAACTTATTTTTGGCAAAGATTTTCGGGTTTTAATACCTCTGTCTACCTTAGCAGGAGGAGTCCTCTTGGTGATAGCCGACGCTTTAGCCCGGAGCATTTTGGCCCCTTCGGAGCTTCCGGTAGGAGTTATTACTGCCTTTATCGGCGCTCCTTTTTTTGCCTATCTTTTTATAAGGCGGGATCACCATGCTTAAAGGTATTAACCTGGTCTTTGGCTACGGCAGCGCAAAATTATTTGCTGGTATAAACATCGAAGTTTTACCGGGTACGTTTTCGGTAATCCTCGGGCCTAATGGAGCAGGTAAAACTACCTTACTTAAAATTTTGGCCGGTTTTTTAAAACCGAAGAATGGTACGGTGGAAATAAAAGGAAAAGAAATTTTAAAGCTACCAGCCAAAGCACGAGCTAAGCTACTGGCCTATGTGCCCCAGGAACCCGAAACCTTACGGGATTATACCGTCTGGGATACGGTAATGATGGGGAGGTATCCTTACCAGGGAGTTCTGGGGTTGGAGACTAAAGCGGATTTTAAAGCAGTAAAAAAAGCTATAGAAACTGTAGGTTTATCAGGTTATGAAGAGCGTACCCTTTTAACCCTTTCAGGAGGGGAGAGGCAGAGGGTTTATATAGCCCGGGCTTTGGCCCAGGAGGCCGATTACATCCTTTTAGATGAACCTACCAATCACCTGGATTTATTTTATCAGGTAAAAATATTATCTCTTTTAAAAAATTTAGCAGCTCAAGGAATCGCCGTTTTAGCTGTCCTGCATGACTTAAACTTAGCTTCCTTTTTTGCCGATAAACTTTACTTGTTTTCGGAAGGAAAACTTATTACCGGTGAGGCTAAAGAAGTTTTAACCTTTGAAAACATATATAAGGCCTATAGTGAGCCTGCTTTAGTGGTAAATCACCCGGTTTTAGGTATACCTCAAATACTGCCTTTAATTATTAATAAAGTTAATGGCGGTGAAAAGAAGGTACATATCATAGGCGGTGGTGGCATGGCGGGCAGGATTATGCTTTTAGAAAGAAAGCTTGGAGCCCAAATATCGACAGGCGTTTTAAACAAAAGCGACAGTGACTGGCAGACAGCAAAAGCTTTGGGTGCGGAAATTGTAGAAGAAGAACCCTTTTCGCCCATCTCCCTGGAAAGCTATCAGCGGCTTTTAGAGGTGTTACAAAAAGCGGATAAGGTAGTGGTGGCTCCGGTACCAATAGGTCCGGGAAATCTAAAAAATATTGAGGCTCTTTTAGAAGTTTGCCCGGAGAAAATTTATATTGTAAAGCCGAAAGAAATGGATAAAAGGGATTATACCGGTGGGAGAGCTACTTTTATAGTTAATAGCCTTTTAAAGGCCGGCGCGAAAGAGTATCCTTTGGCTTAAAACTGTGACTAAAGTCATAGCTTTAAAAGAAAGCTAAAGCTAAAATAAAGAAAAAACGGTAAGGGGAAGAGAGCATGCGCTGGACCAAAGAAGCCCTGGAATATATGAACAATGTTCCCTTTTTTGTTCGGGAAAAGGCCAAAAAGAAGGTAGAGGAGTGG
This region includes:
- a CDS encoding ATP-binding cassette domain-containing protein; translation: MLKGINLVFGYGSAKLFAGINIEVLPGTFSVILGPNGAGKTTLLKILAGFLKPKNGTVEIKGKEILKLPAKARAKLLAYVPQEPETLRDYTVWDTVMMGRYPYQGVLGLETKADFKAVKKAIETVGLSGYEERTLLTLSGGERQRVYIARALAQEADYILLDEPTNHLDLFYQVKILSLLKNLAAQGIAVLAVLHDLNLASFFADKLYLFSEGKLITGEAKEVLTFENIYKAYSEPALVVNHPVLGIPQILPLIINKVNGGEKKVHIIGGGGMAGRIMLLERKLGAQISTGVLNKSDSDWQTAKALGAEIVEEEPFSPISLESYQRLLEVLQKADKVVVAPVPIGPGNLKNIEALLEVCPEKIYIVKPKEMDKRDYTGGRATFIVNSLLKAGAKEYPLA
- a CDS encoding FecCD family ABC transporter permease — protein: MKSWWAKLLLGGVLLLLLLIFSVLLAANLGAVKIPPAKILMEPYKTIFFKIRLPRIALGLGVGSALGLAGTVYQGVLKTPLADPYILGVSSGAAAAVALLTLLKSFPYYVLPFGAFLGSIIALLLVFLIARKPEPNRLILAGIIVNSFLGAVVTFVLAVSRENMPRIIYWLMGGLNNKGFKEAGVLGLYVFAGFILLFVLARDLNAMSFGDDTAAQLGVEVTKKRVLFLMLASFLTAGAVSFAGTIGFVGLIVPQVVELIFGKDFRVLIPLSTLAGGVLLVIADALARSILAPSELPVGVITAFIGAPFFAYLFIRRDHHA
- a CDS encoding ABC transporter substrate-binding protein, with product MAKKSWMVFLAIALIMLVAVTPLWAGQSKGITVKDSKGNVFTFKSYPKRIVSLAPSNTEILFALGLDKNIVGVTNFCDYPAAAKKKAKVGDAFNVNVEKIVSLKPDLVVAQDTISPDAIKKLQNLKVKVFVLKEPKNFNDILNNIKLVGKATGKYSKAVSITNNMQSRLNKLTAKLKKYNKPSVLVEIDYTYGLYVAGPNTFVNDILVKAGGKNVITSGSWVSLSDEKLLTLNPDYILLADTAYLKPDQHPYKRELWQGLRAVREKRVIDSIDPNLIVRPGPRSIDGVEKLAKALHPGLK